A genomic segment from Zygotorulaspora mrakii chromosome 1, complete sequence encodes:
- the RNH202 gene encoding Rnh202p (similar to Saccharomyces cerevisiae RNH202 (YDR279W); ancestral locus Anc_5.288) codes for MTVDKTTLSSIVALPSALAKYEQHITVFSLPHPSNTSSKQRVRLMLGSNGQLFELRSHVFSKSCKYNAKSDLADDKYHYTTDDQPIKSVFLTNKEDRSDSYVIESGCFQFAAKYDLTFNLIGYYHRNSIVAEERDYTRGTTEPQTCGQPAAHPPCLTARDYHDLLVDSHDPAWSGVPLETLQSHLSNIAEPIEEAGEIFYKITSNKITAYLILKVQKILARLPKSLPMPNNLPQELSEALKVVMSVNLLISLIPKAAYSNLVHFSPEQQSVDSIQLNISKAFDTYHNHQKSKLISEKEQELQLNAAMTVGLSVNSAKQPKKKVVKKSAINKKVNVASGKGSIDGFFKKSKQSKI; via the coding sequence ATGACAGTTGACAAAACCACTTTGTCATCCATTGTTGCTTTACCATCTGCATTGGCCAAGTATGAGCAGCACATTACAGTTTTTTCCTTGCCACATCCATCGAATACTTCTTCAAAGCAACGCGTTAGGCTTATGTTAGGATCAAATGGTCAGCTTTTCGAACTTAGATCTCATGTATTTAGCAAAAGCTGCAAATATAATGCAAAGTCTGATTTGGCAGATGACAAATACCACTACACTACCGATGACCAGCCAATAAAATCCGTGTTTTTAACGAATAAAGAAGACAGAAGTGACAGCTATGTGATTGAAAGCGGCTGCTTTCAATTTGCAGCGAAGTATGATTTAACCTTCAATCTTATCGGATACTACCATAGGAACAGCATCGTCGCTGAAGAACGAGATTATACAAGAGGCACGACTGAACCGCAAACCTGCGGCCAGCCTGCTGCACACCCCCCATGTCTCACCGCAAGAGACTATCACGATTTACTAGTTGACAGCCATGACCCTGCGTGGTCAGGCGTACCTTTGGAAACCTTACAAAGTCATTTATCAAACATCGCCGAGCCAATTGAAGAGGCTGGTGAAATTTTCTACAAGATAACCAGCAATAAGATCACCGCATATCTGATCCTGAAAGTCCAGAAAATCTTAGCTAGACTTCCGAAGAGTCTACCAATGCCGAATAACCTACCACAAGAGCTTTCGGAGGCACTGAAGGTCGTCATGAGCGTGAACCTGCTCATATCTTTGATTCCCAAAGCTGCCTACAGTAATCTTGTGCATTTTTCGCCAGAACAACAATCCGTGGATAGTATTCAATTAAACATCTCTAAAGCTTTCGATACGTACCATAACCACCAAAAATCAAAGTTGATTTCAGAGAAAGAACAAGAATTACAATTAAATGCGGCAATGACAGTAGGACTTTCGGTAAATTCTGCGAAGCAgccaaagaagaaagtgGTCAAAAAATCAGCCATTAATAAAAAAGTAAATGTTGCATCAGGTAAGGGATCAATTGATGGATTTTTTAAGAAGTCGAAGCAAtccaaaatataa
- the DDE1 gene encoding Dde1p (similar to Saccharomyces cerevisiae YHR045W; ancestral locus Anc_5.287) produces MDYMYMLKLIFTTFIGVFGVNWLFHKFYISSKRDFTSVAYNQQANISSVRKENETAHYRNFLVPLGFPLITGLSLSLKYKIRNGNFADVWKAIMELAGNNTITFKNGAESVNLKEVNGMASHLLQLCDQYRNVGIAVPQSSLQGFVMSIAAMIGSVKGSLKPHFLASIPRQKFEDMDVLLISSWSAYKMLNGSEKWYKLVIVCEPMKDDIDVPDHVQSWDSILQGYVINASFQYTPAEDNSDDTKIAVYATSSWNATTSFTQGCLVSGIASFIQGFPSGHQLTCVDSLAVAGRLGDVDLSIHFWHKALAVLLHGGCLSFVSEPGAELKNLRGSTLLFCEPKFLSHILDEIKTRNCSLWRKLRFAWATALLSEGVFTNSGQSPFAALDELRCVFVAEHIQNTQLVSSFPERIPTRQPSFAALSRELLTSEKLNSIRAQLGSRVVVELYCPYVVMGPLFQTSFYDYRVLPSSVDSDFLCCGAISTNLEGKLVKTDENPELDVTKRQGMLCVRGFTIGKPLDHDRLEAAMKLSAKFSGGEGWMPMVGIFGLWGKDGCLYIYK; encoded by the coding sequence ATGGATTACATGTATATGCTGAAGCTAATATTTACCACATTCATAGGGGTATTTGGTGTCAATTGGTTGTTCCATAAATTTTACATTAGCAGCAAAAGAGATTTCACATCAGTTGCTTATAATCAGCAAGCCAACATTTCAAGTGTCcggaaagaaaatgaaaccGCACACTATAGAAACTTTTTGGTTCCGCTTGGATTCCCATTAATCACTGGGTTGAGTCtgtctttgaaatataagATTAGAAATGGCAACTTCGCAGACGTTTGGAAGGCAATTATGGAGTTGGCTGGGAATAATACCATTACCTTTAAGAATGGTGCTGAATCGgtcaatttgaaagaggtAAATGGTATGGCAAGTCACTTGTTGCAACTATGCGACCAGTATAGAAATGTGGGTATTGCTGTTCCACAGTCCAGCTTGCAAGGATTTGTAATGTCTATTGCGGCAATGATTGGCTCTGTCAAGGGTTCATTGAAACCCCATTTCCTAGCATCAATCCCTCGTCAGAAATTTGAGGATATGGATGTGCTACTTATTAGCTCATGGAGTGCTTACAAGATGCTAAATGGCAGCGAAAAATGGTATAAGCTGGTTATAGTATGTGAACCTATGAAAGATGATATCGATGTTCCCGATCACGTTCAGTCTTGGGATTCTATCTTGCAAGGCTACGTCATAAACGCATCATTTCAGTATACACCTGCGGAGGATAATTCTGATGACACTAAAATAGCAGTATATGCCACATCATCTTGGAATGCAACAACAAGTTTTACTCAAGGTTGTTTGGTGAGCGGGATCGCGTCATTTATTCAGGGATTCCCCTCTGGTCACCAGTTAACATGTGTGGATTCATTGGCCGTTGCTGGAAGATTGGGAGACGTCGATTTGAgtattcatttttggcaTAAGGCACTGGCGGTTCTTCTTCATGGTGGTTGTCTTTCGTTCGTAAGTGAACCGGGAgcagaattgaaaaatcttcgAGGTTCGACATTGTTATTTTGTGAGCCCAAATTCCTGAGCCATATTTTGGATGAGATCAAGACAAGAAATTGTTCACTATGGCGGAAATTAAGGTTTGCATGGGCCACCGCTTTACTTAGCGAAGGTGTATTCACAAACTCCGGTCAGTCTCCATTTGCTGCTTTGGATGAGCTAAGATGTGTGTTTGTGGCAGAACATATACAAAATACCCAGTTAGTGTCTTCATTCCCGGAAAGAATCCCCACAAGACAGCCCTCATTCGCCGCATTATCACGAGAGCTACTTACAAGcgagaaattgaattctATAAGAGCACAACTTGGTAGTAGAGTAGTTGTAGAACTTTACTGTCCATATGTTGTGATGGGGCCTCTATTTCAAACAAGCTTTTACGATTACAGAGTTTTACCAAGTTCTGTTGATTCTGATTTCTTATGCTGCGGtgcaatttcaacaaatttggAAGGTAAGTTGGTAAAGACTGATGAGAATCCTGAGTTGGATGTTACCAAAAGACAAGGAATGCTATGTGTGAGAGGGTTCACAATTGGAAAGCCGCTGGATCACGATCGTCTTGAAGCCGCAATGAAACTCTCTGCTAAATTTAGTGGTGGTGAAGGTTGGATGCCAATGGTCGGAATATTTGGTCTTTGGGGGAAAGACGGTTGCCTATACATCTATAAATAG
- the INM1 gene encoding inositol monophosphate 1-phosphatase INM1 (similar to Saccharomyces cerevisiae INM1 (YHR046C); ancestral locus Anc_5.286), whose translation MDIDFLSVEQFLCDLAVHKVGSLIKSKAGTQQNYDLKTGSRAVDIVTKIDRQVEDIIKSEISSKYPDCGFIGEESYVKGDPRPDNKAFFCVDPIDGTTNFVHDFPFSCTSLALCVDMIPVVGVIYNPHLDLLISASKGSGVRVNGEKYDYGKKIESMGPLLLNKSIVALQPGSAREGDNFKTKMATYENLLSCDGGFVHGFRNLGSSAMSLAYIALGYLDSYWDGGCYIWDVAAGVCIVNETGGRLVGANPDEWNIDIDNRAYLVVRGTEPSAEDEQETYIKEFWKSVKGHLKYD comes from the coding sequence ATGGATATAGATTTTCTTTCAGTAGAACAATTTCTTTGCGATTTGGCAGTCCATAAGGTTGGATCATTGATTAAATCAAAAGCGGGCACACAACAAAATTATGATTTAAAGACAGGTTCAAGAGCTGTAGATATTGTGACGAAGATCGATAGACAGGTAGAAGACATCATTAAGTCTGAAATTTCTAGCAAATATCCAGATTGCGGATTTATTGGCGAAGAAAGCTATGTGAAAGGTGACCCAAGGCCAGATAATAAAGCATTCTTTTGTGTTGATCCAATTGATGGAACTACTAACTTTGTTCATGATTTCCCGTTTTCATGTACCTCTTTAGCTTTATGTGTTGATATGATTCCTGTGGTAGGCGTTATCTATAATCCACATCTTGACCTGCTGATATCGGCTTCTAAAGGTTCTGGTGTGAGAGTTAATGGAGAAAAATACGATTACGgaaagaaaattgaatctATGGGCCCATTGCTGTTAAACAAGTCTATAGTTGCATTGCAACCTGGTTCCGCAAGAGAGGGagacaatttcaaaacaaagatGGCTACGTACGAGAACTTACTATCTTGTGATGGGGGTTTTGTTCATGGCTTCAGGAATCTTGGATCTTCTGCAATGTCGCTAGCTTACATTGCTCTAGGATATTTGGATAGCTACTGGGATGGTGGCTGTTACATTTGGGATGTTGCAGCCGGTGTTTGCATTGTTAATGAAACTGGTGGTCGTTTAGTTGGAGCGAATCCTGATGAGTGGAACATTGATATCGATAATAGAGCCTATCTCGTTGTTAGAGGTACGGAACCTTCTGCTGAGGATGAGCAAGAAACTTATATAAAGGAATTCTGGAAAAGTGTCAAAGGCCATTTGAAGTACGACTGA
- the AAP1 gene encoding arginine/alanine aminopeptidase (similar to Saccharomyces cerevisiae AAP1 (YHR047C) and APE2 (YKL157W); ancestral locus Anc_5.285), which produces MSSAAPSDKREVLPSNVTPLHYDLEVEPNFETFKFDGSVKIDLKVNEKDVDTVQLNLIDIEIHSAKIGSADAEVSFDKENQIAEFKFAEGTLSQENVRLDIVFTGILNDNMAGFYRAKYEDKLTGETKYMATTQMEPTDARRAFPCFDEPNLKATFDVTLISNDSLTHLSNMDVKTESVKDGKKITKFNTTPKMSTYLVAFIVAELKFVENKDFRIPVRVYATPGNEKDGQYAADLTAKTLAFFEKSFGIKYPLPKMDNVAVHEFSAGAMENWGLVTYRVVDLLLDEENSTLDRIQRVAEVVQHELAHQWFGNLVTMDWWEGLWLNEGFATWMSWYSCNAFQPEWKVWEQYVTDTLQHALALDSLRSSHPIEVPVKRADEINQIFDAISYSKGASLLRMISKWLGEDTFVKGVSEYLNKFKYGNAKTEDLWDSLSKASGKDVRKVMDIWTKKVGYPVITVTENGNEITFKQNRYLSTGDVKDDEDKTLYPVFLALASKDGIDSSLVLDEREKTIQLKDSRFFKVNGAQSGIYITSYSDDRWAKFGEQSNLLSVEDRTGLVADVKALSASGYTSTTNFLQLISKWNKEESFVVWDQIVNSISSLKSTWVFEPQDVKDALDNFTRELVSKKAHSLGWEFNASDSFATQRLKVTMFGTAAGAKDPKVEKVALDMFEKYISGNKKAIPALIKPIVFNIVARRGGVENYEKIFNIYNNPISNDEKLAALRTLGRFKESELLERTLGYLFDGTVLNQDIYIPMQGMRAHKEGIEALWKWVQTNWDEIAKRLPPGLSMLGSVVVISTSGFTSLKAVEEVKAFFEKKSTKGFDQSLAQSLDTITSKAQWINRDREIVEKYLEDNGYFE; this is translated from the coding sequence ATGTCTAGTGCGGCACCATCTGATAAACGTGAAGTTTTACCAAGTAACGTAACTCCATTGCATTATGATTTGGAAGTAGAGCccaattttgaaactttcaAGTTTGACGGATCTGTCAAGATTGATTTGAAAGTCAATGAAAAAGACGTCGATACCgttcaattgaacttgaTCGATATTGAGATCCATTCTGCCAAGATTGGCTCCGCGGACGCCGAGGTTTCTTTCGACAAGGAAAATCAAATTGCAGAGTTCAAGTTTGCTGAGGGCACGTTGTCCCAAGAGAACGTTAGACTTGATATCGTGTTCACTGGTATTTTGAACGATAACATGGCGGGATTTTACAGAGCGAAGTATGAGGACAAGTTGACCGGTGAAACTAAATATATGGCAACAACACAAATGGAACCAACAGATGCAAGAAGGGCATTCCCCTGTTTTGACGAGCCAAATCTAAAGGCGACTTTTGATGTGAcattaatttcaaatgattcCTTGACTCATTTATCTAATATGGATGTTAAAACTGAAAGTGTCAAGGatggtaaaaaaattacaaaatttAATACAACTCCAAAAATGTCCACATACCTGGTTGCATTCATTGTTGCAGAATTGAAGTTCGTGGAAAACAAAGATTTCCGTATACCCGTTAGAGTTTATGCTACCCcaggaaatgaaaaagacgGTCAATATGCAGCCGATTTGACTGCGAAGACATTAGcattttttgagaaatctTTCGGGATCAAATATCCCCTACCAAAAATGGATAATGTTGCCGTTCATGAATTCTCTGCTGGAGCCATGGAAAATTGGGGCCTAGTGACCTATAGAGTCGTTGATCTTCTACtagatgaagaaaactCAACGTTAGATCGTATCCAAAGAGTCGCAGAAGTTGTGCAACATGAATTAGCTCATCAATGGTTTGGTAACTTAGTTACCATGGACTGGTGGGAAGGTTTGTGGTTAAATGAAGGTTTTGCAACATGGATGTCATGGTACTCTTGTAATGCATTTCAGCCAGAATGGAAAGTTTGGGAGCAATATGTTACCGATACTTTGCAACATGCTTTAGCATTAGATTCTTTGAGATCATCTCATCCAATTGAAGTTCCAGTCAAAAGAGCCGATGAAATTAaccaaatttttgatgcaATTTCTTATTCAAAAGGTGCATCATTATTAAgaatgatttcaaaatggttAGGTGAGGATACTTTTGTTAAAGGTGTTTCGGAGTATCTGAATAAGTTTAAATATGGTAATGCAAAGACTGAAGATCTTTGGGATTCATTGTCAAAGGCCTCCGGTAAAGATGTTCGTAAAGTCATGGATATTTGGACTAAAAAAGTTGGTTATCCTGTCATTACTGTTACTGAAAATGGTAATGAGATCACTTTCAAACAAAATCGTTATTTATCAACCGGTGATGTGAAGGATGATGAGGATAAGACATTATATCCAGTATTCTTAGCATTAGCTTCTAAGGATGGTATCGATAGTTCTTTGGTACTTGAcgaaagagaaaaaactATTCAACtaaaagattcaagatttttcaaagttaaCGGGGCTCAGTCAGGAATATACATCACATCCTATTCAGATGACAGATGGGCTAAATTTGGTGAACAATCGAATTTATTGAGTGTTGAAGATCGTACTGGTTTGGTTGCTGATGTTAAAGCATTATCTGCTTCTGGTTATACTTCAACAACAAATTTCTTACaattaatttcaaaatggaataAAGAGGAATCTTTTGTTGTTTGGGATCAAATTGTCAATAGTATAtcatcattgaaatctACTTGGGTTTTTGAACCACAAGACGTTAAAGATGCTTTGGATAATTTTACAAGAGAGTTGGTCAGTAAGAAAGCTCATTCATTGGGTTGGGAGTTTAATGCCAGCGATTCCTTTGCCACTCAACGCCTGAAAGTTACCATGTTTGGTACAGCAGCAGGTGCGAAAGATccaaaagttgaaaaagttgcATTAGAtatgtttgaaaaatatatttctgGTAATAAAAAAGCAATTCCAGCTTTGATTAAACCTATCGTTTTTAATATCGTTGCAAGAAGGGGTGGTGTTGAAAACTAtgaaaagattttcaatatttacAACAACCCAATATCAaacgatgaaaaattagCTGCATTAAGAACATTAGGTAGGTTTAAAGAATCTGAGCTTTTGGAAAGAACCTTAGGTTATCTTTTCGATGGAACTGTGTTGAACCAAGACATTTATATCCCGATGCAAGGTATGAGGGCTCACAAAGAAGGTATTGAAGCTCTATGGAAATGGGTGCAAACAAATTGGGATGAAATCGCCAAGAGATTGCCACCTGGTTTATCTATGTTAGGATCTGTTGTCGTTATTAGTACGTCTGGATTCACTTCACTAAaagctgttgaagaagttaaagccttctttgagaaaaaatcCACTAAGGGTTTCGATCAAAGTCTTGCCCAATCTCTAGATACCATCACTTCTAAGGCTCAATGGATTAACAGAGATcgtgaaattgttgaaaagtACCTGGAAGATAATGGCTACTTCGAATAA
- the YHK8 gene encoding Yhk8p (similar to Saccharomyces cerevisiae YHR048W; ancestral locus Anc_5.284), with protein sequence MGEKSSKHETPVEISSEQNSNTSRNSSAQCDNRRDAEIERAYSLMPDEDDLERMNTLASQMRVDEKDYEVRFDDTLDDPENVARRISKVRKYYISISITAASLNITMISSCWALVAEKFMAKFHISREVAVLGISFYIFGLGVGPLLLGPLSELAGRRLTFIFSLSLSIVWQCLVIWSTTIEGVFFGRFLSGFFGSALLSVAGGAISDIFSKDEVGIPMTIYTLSVFFGPSLAPIIAGAFAHDDYRWSFIVLLISCAVTLLLIIFTVPETYAPLLLIEKAKRLRRETGNERFFAPMEVTRKNASVAKLVLTSVRKPFGLLFRDKMMAVLCFYTGLVLAIIYLYFVAFPYIFPTLYNFTVFETGLSYLGLMIGMIIVSPASIIFQKRYERKVIANNGQRTPEMRFEALFYGAFLTPAGLMIFAWTCYPSVHWIAPLIGSAVFGAGVFFVFVGVFNYTVDAYRRFAATAMACNSFVRSTMSAVFPLFGLQMYQGMGINWAGFLLAMVAITMIPVPFLFSKYGAYLRSKSPYAWDD encoded by the coding sequence ATGGGTGAAAAGTCTTCGAAACATGAGACTCCAGTTGAGATCTCATCAGAACAAAACAGCAATACATCTAGGAATTCATCTGCCCAGTGCGATAATAGGAGGGATGCAGAGATAGAAAGAGCATACTCGCTAATGcctgatgaagatgaccTTGAACGAATGAATACGCTTGCTTCGCAGATGCGAGTTGACGAGAAGGATTACGAAGTGAGATTTGATGACACCTTAGATGACCCTGAAAATGTGGCAAGACGAATATCGAAGGTGCGGAAGTACTACATATCGATTTCGATTACTGCTGCTTCTCTCAATATAACCATGATTTCGTCATGTTGGGCGCTGGTGGCTGAAAAGTTCATGGCGAAATTCCATATCTCAAGAGAGGTTGCAGTCCTTGGAATTTCGTTCTACATATTTGGACTAGGCGTTGGTCCTCTATTACTAGGGCCACTTAGTGAGCTAGCCGGAAGGAGACTCACCTtcatattttctttgtcGCTAAGTATCGTGTGGCAGTGTTTAGTAATATGGTCCACGACTATCGAAGGCGTTTTCTTTGGCCGATTCTTGTCGGGTTTTTTTGGGTCAGCCTTACTTAGCGTTGCTGGTGGAGCTATAAGTGATATATTCAGCAAGGATGAGGTAGGGATTCCAATGACGATCTATACACTCTCGGTATTTTTTGGGCCATCATTAGCACCTATTATTGCTGGCGCATTCGCACATGACGATTACAGATGGTCATTTATTGTCTTGCTGATTTCATGTGCTGTAACTCTGCTTTTAATCATCTTCACGGTACCTGAAACTTATGCACCTTTATTGCTTATCGAAAAGGCAAAGAGATTGAGAAGGGAAACAGGAAACGAAAGGTTCTTCGCACCTATGGAAGTCACGAGGAAGAATGCCAGCGTTGCAAAACTTGTACTGACATCAGTTCGAAAACCATTTGGCCTTTTATTCCGGGACAAAATGATGGCAGTACTTTGCTTCTATACTGGTCTAGTGCTTGCAATTATTTATCTGTACTTTGTCGCATTTCCATACATTTTCCCCACGTTGTACAATTTCACAGTTTTCGAAACTGGTCTATCGTATTTGGGTCTGATGATCGGTATGATCATTGTTTCTCCAGCTAGcattatatttcaaaagagatatGAAAGAAAAGTTATAGCAAATAACGGTCAACGTACCCCAGAGATGAGATTCGAGGCCTTATTTTACGGTGCGTTTTTAACACCAGCGGGACTCATGATATTTGCTTGGACTTGTTATCCCTCAGTCCACTGGATTGCACCTTTAATTGGAAGTGCGGTGTTCGGGGCAGGTGTCTTTTTTGTGTTTGTTGGTGTTTTTAATTACACTGTTGACGCCTATCGAAGATTCGCAGCTACAGCAATGGCATGTAATTCATTCGTTAGAAGCACCATGAGTGCTGTTTTTCCCCTGTTTGGATTGCAAATGTATCAAGGCATGGGCATAAATTGGGCAGGATTCCTCTTAGCCATGGTTGCAATTACAATGATACCAGTACCTTTTCTCTTTAGCAAATATGGTGCTTATTTAAGATCCAAATCGCCCTACGCTTGGGATGATTAG
- the FSH1 gene encoding putative serine hydrolase (similar to Saccharomyces cerevisiae FSH1 (YHR049W); ancestral locus Anc_5.283) codes for MTVTAPRLLFLHGFLQNAKVFSEKSSGIRKLLKKSNVECDYLDGPVVLDRKDLPFEMDDEKWQQALDAQVNKAWFYHSDVSSELDLSDSIKYVSDYIKQNGPYDGIVGFSQGAALASIVTNKITELNPEHPEFKVSVLISSYSFTEPDPSKPGQLRIAEKFQSGFTPKKDSKTRVIFIYGASDQAVPAVRAKYLAQIYKDAWTQDPEQVQEYEHPGGHMVPNKKDIIRPIVDQINSAMNA; via the coding sequence ATGACCGTTACAGCCCCAAGATTGCTATTTTTACATGggtttttgcaaaatgCCAAGGTTTTCTCAGAAAAATCTAGCGGTATAAGAAAGCTGTTAAAGAAATCTAATGTCGAATGTGACTATTTGGATGGTCCAGTGGTCCTTGACAGAAAAGACCTTCCATTTGAAATGGACGATGAAAAGTGGCAGCAAGCGTTGGACGCACAGGTCAACAAGGCGTGGTTCTACCATAGTGACGTGTCTTCCGAACTTGATCTTTCTGATTCTATCAAATACGTCAGTGATTATATCAAACAAAACGGACCATATGACGGTATCGTTGGATTCTCACAAGGCGCGGCTTTGGCGTCTATTGTAACTAATAAAATCACTGAATTGAATCCTGAGCACCCAGAGTTCAAAGTCAGTGTCTTGATATCGAGTTACTCATTTACCGAACCAGATCCATCTAAACCGGGTCAGCTAAgaattgctgaaaaattccaatCTGGTTTCACACCAAAGAAAGATAGTAAGACCAGGgttatcttcatctatGGTGCCTCTGATCAGGCTGTACCAGCTGTAAGAGCCAAGTATCTTGCCCAAATCTACAAGGACGCTTGGACACAGGACCCAGAACAGGTTCAAGAATATGAGCATCCAGGTGGCCATATGGTTCCTAACAAGAAGGATATTATTAGACCTATTGTGGATCAAATAAACAGCGCCATGAACGCTTGA
- the SMF2 gene encoding divalent metal ion transporter SMF2 (similar to Saccharomyces cerevisiae SMF2 (YHR050W); ancestral locus Anc_5.282), with protein sequence MAVQEFEPLRSEETSGSHSRPLRRSKTVTYNTVVRVLRKYAKFIGPGLMVSVSYMDPGNYSTAVAAGSAHRYKLLFSVLVSNFMAGFWQCLCAKLGAVTGLDLAQNCRVHLPHGLNIALYILAEIAIIATDLAEVIGTAISLNILFGIPLALGVVLTVVDVLVVLMAYKSNGSLRVIRWFEMFVSALVVATVICFAIELVYADLGSAKDLFSGFLPSRAVFEGDGLYLTLAILGATVMPHSLYLGSGVVQPRLRDFDIKNGLYRPTEDDIANNHEDYKPSINAIDDTLHYTVAELLVSLFTVALFVNCSILIVSGAALYGNSPSDGSQEADLFSIYNLLCTSLSKSAGTIFVLALLFSGQSAGIVCTLSGQIVSEGFLNWTISPSIRRSLTRGVAITPCLILVLVAGRNGLSGALNASQVVLSLLLPFVSAPLLYFTSSKKIMRVRLHPRERIELTDMPLDEATERQSVDDESVQKPPREPLQESLLETYENTCQDEAVLYKDMSNSLLTTIASAALWLLISGLNFYMLCSFSTGQDVHL encoded by the coding sequence ATGGCAgttcaagaatttgaacCGCTTCGAAGTGAAGAGACTAGTGGCTCGCATTCACGGCCTCTAAGGCGGAGTAAGACTGTGACATACAATACAGTAGTGCGTGTGCTTCGCAAGTATGCTAAATTTATTGGGCCCGGGTTGATGGTAAGTGTCTCTTACATGGACCCGGGAAACTACAGTACAGCGGTGGCCGCTGGATCTGCTCACCGTTACAAGCTATTATTTAGTGTTTTGGTTTCTAATTTTATGGCTGGCTTTTGGCAATGTTTATGTGCCAAATTGGGAGCTGTGACGGGATTAGACTTGGCGCAAAACTGTCGAGTGCATCTACCACATGGTTTGAACATTGCGCTTTATATCCTAGCAGAGATAGCCATCATTGCTACCGATTTAGCAGAAGTCATAGGGACCGCGATATCATTGAACATTTTGTTTGGCATTCCCTTGGCTCTGGGAGTTGTGCTTACTGTGGTGGACGTATTGGTTGTTTTGATGGCATATAAATCAAATGGATCGCTTAGAGTAATTCGATGGTTTGAAATGTTCGTTTCGGCGTTGGTCGTAGCGACAGTAATATGTTTTGCCATCGAATTGGTGTATGCGGATCTAGGATCTGCCAAAGACCTTTTCAGTGGATTTTTGCCAAGTCGAGCAGTTTTCGAAGGTGATGGATTGTACTTAACTCTAGCTATTCTAGGTGCAACTGTCATGCCTCATTCTTTATATTTAGGGTCTGGTGTTGTACAACCAAGATTGAGAGATTTTGACATAAAAAATGGTCTATATCGACCAACGGAGGATGATATTGCCAATAATCACGAGGACTATAAGCCTTCCATCAACGCAATTGATGATACCTTGCATTATACGGTGGCAGAACTACTTGTTTCACTTTTTACCGTGGCACTTTTTGTCAACTGCTCTATTCTAATAGTCTCTGGTGCTGCTCTTTACGGCAATTCACCAAGTGACGGAAGCCAGGAGGCGGATCTTTTCTCCATCTACAACCTTTTATGCACCTCATTATCAAAGAGTGCTGGTACAATATTTGTACTTGCGCTACTCTTCTCAGGTCAAAGTGCAGGTATCGTATGCACCTTGAGTGGACAAATAGTGAGTGAAGGTTTTCTGAATTGGACCATATCTCCCAGCATTAGAAGAAGTCTCACTCGAGGTGTTGCTATCACACCGTGCTTGATCCTAGTGCTAGTGGCTGGACGCAACGGATTGAGCGGTGCGCTAAACGCATCTCAAGTCGTCTTGTCACTTTTACTACCATTCGTCTCAGCGCCATTACTTTACTTCACAAGcagcaaaaaaataatgagaGTAAGACTCCATCCCCGTGAACGTATCGAATTAACAGATATGCCCCTGGATGAAGCAACTGAGAGACAATCTGTTGACGATGAGTCAGTCCAGAAACCACCGCGAGAACCTCTACAAGAATCACTACTCGAAACATACGAAAATACCTGCCAAGACGAGGCGGTACTCTACAAAGACATGAGTAACAGTTTACTCACTACTATAGCATCCGCGGCACTATGGCTACTGATCTCTGGATTAAATTTTTACATGTTGTGTAGTTTTTCAACAGGCCAGGATGTTCATCTGTAA